Sequence from the Candidatus Pantoea soli genome:
CCGACAAAATCCATCGCCGGCCGCGTCAACGCGCCAATATCTGTGGCCGGGGCCGCCGTTAGTCCGGGCGATCTGATCGTGGGCGATGCGGATGGCGTGGTCGTGCTGCCGCGCGAGGAGGTGGTGCAGCTGCTTGAGCTCGCAGCGCGCAAGCTGGATACCGAAACGCGCCGTATCGCGGCGATTCGCGCGGGTGATATCCGCGCACCCTGGCTTGAGGGAGCGCTGCGCGCCGCCGGTATGCTGGCAGAAGGAGAAACTCTGTGATGAAAGAAAAACAGGTTATTCTGGTCACCGGCAGCGATCTGGCTGCTGAAGCCCTGGCGCTGCTGCAGGATTACACCGTGCTTTATGCCGGACGACAGCCAACGGAAGCTGAGCTGATCGCGCTGTGCGAAACGCATAATCCGGTCGCTATTATTGTGCGCTACGGCAAAATCACAGCGCGCGTCATGGACGCCGCTCCAGCGTTGCGGGTGATTTCCAAGCACGGCAGCGGGATTGATGTTATTGACCAGGCAGCGGCAGCCGAGCGGCATATCCGCGTGCAGGCTGCCGTCGGGGCCAACGCGGCGGCGGTGGCAGAGCATACCTGGGCGATGATTCTCGCCTGCGCCAAGTCGGTGGTGCCGCTGGATCAGCGACTGCGCGAAGGGCACTGGGATAAAGCGCGGCATAAATCGATTGAGCTGGAAGGGCGCACGCTGGGGCTGGTGGGACTGGGCGCGATTGGCAGCCGGATGGCCCTGCTGGGGCGCGCTTTCGGTATGCAGGTCATCGCCTGCGATCCCTGGGCCCGCCATTTCCCGGAAGGCTGCGAACCGGTGGCGCTGGAAGACCTGCTGGCGCGCGCG
This genomic interval carries:
- a CDS encoding hydroxyacid dehydrogenase, whose amino-acid sequence is MKEKQVILVTGSDLAAEALALLQDYTVLYAGRQPTEAELIALCETHNPVAIIVRYGKITARVMDAAPALRVISKHGSGIDVIDQAAAAERHIRVQAAVGANAAAVAEHTWAMILACAKSVVPLDQRLREGHWDKARHKSIELEGRTLGLVGLGAIGSRMALLGRAFGMQVIACDPWARHFPEGCEPVALEDLLARADVISLHCPLTAQNHQMINSETLALCRPGAILVNTARGGLIDEQALCTALDNGTLSWAALDSFSIEPLTAPHPWQQRANVLISPHVGGVSDRSYIRMGTMAASNVLSVLRETVTEQDGAS